One segment of Amycolatopsis alba DSM 44262 DNA contains the following:
- a CDS encoding class I SAM-dependent methyltransferase, whose product MTQVNDPAPNPHATAEEVKAAFDDPKLANVLYHDWEAGTYDEKWSISYDERCITYATDVFNAVAGDDGQPYPTAMELGSGTGFFLLNLMQGGVIKKGSVTDLSPGMVQVALRNAENLGLDVDGRVADAERIPYEDNSFDLVVGHAVLHHIPDVRAAFAEVLRVLKPGGRFVFAGEPTKVGDFYARKLGQITWYLTTNLTKIPVLNGWRRPQEELDESSRAAALEAVVDIHTFDPSDLESMARGAGAQDVRAVTEEFAAALAGWPIRTFEAAVPQEKLTLRWRLFAYRLWLRLSALDKKLLAKVLPRELFYNVMITGTKRP is encoded by the coding sequence ATGACCCAGGTGAACGACCCGGCGCCGAACCCGCACGCCACCGCCGAAGAGGTCAAGGCCGCCTTCGACGACCCCAAGCTCGCCAACGTGCTCTACCACGACTGGGAAGCCGGGACCTACGACGAGAAATGGTCCATTTCCTACGACGAGCGCTGCATCACCTACGCGACGGACGTGTTCAACGCCGTCGCCGGTGACGACGGCCAGCCGTACCCGACCGCGATGGAACTGGGCAGCGGCACCGGTTTCTTCCTGCTGAACCTGATGCAGGGCGGGGTGATCAAGAAGGGGTCGGTCACCGACCTCTCGCCCGGCATGGTCCAGGTCGCGCTGCGCAACGCCGAGAACCTCGGCCTCGACGTCGACGGCCGGGTCGCCGACGCGGAGCGGATCCCCTACGAGGACAACAGCTTCGACCTCGTCGTCGGGCACGCGGTGCTGCACCACATCCCCGACGTCCGCGCGGCGTTCGCCGAGGTGCTGCGGGTGCTGAAGCCGGGCGGCCGGTTCGTCTTCGCGGGCGAGCCGACGAAGGTCGGCGACTTCTACGCCCGCAAGCTCGGCCAGATCACGTGGTACCTCACCACCAACCTGACCAAGATCCCGGTGCTGAACGGCTGGCGCCGTCCGCAGGAGGAACTCGACGAGTCTTCCCGCGCGGCCGCGCTGGAGGCCGTGGTCGACATCCACACCTTCGACCCGTCCGACCTCGAGTCGATGGCCCGCGGCGCGGGCGCGCAGGACGTCCGCGCGGTCACCGAGGAGTTCGCCGCCGCGCTCGCGGGCTGGCCGATCCGGACCTTCGAAGCCGCCGTGCCGCAGGAGAAGCTGACGCTGCGCTGGCGTCTGTTCGCGTACCGGCTGTGGCTGCGGCTGTCCGCTTTGGACAAGAAGCTGCTCGCCAAGGTGCTGCCGCGCGAGCTGTTCTACAACGTGATGATCACCGGCACCAAGCGGCCGTAG
- a CDS encoding rhodanese-like domain-containing protein encodes MTAIDELLAAARSGLNRAEPEQALRLQRDGALIVDIRPHVNRFEEGEIPGSVIVERIHLEWRLAPDSEWRLPEVKPDSTVIVVCNEGYSSSLAAADLKRLGLPGATDLEGGFRAWRSAGLPVREGGTPAVP; translated from the coding sequence ATGACCGCCATCGACGAACTGCTGGCCGCCGCCCGGTCCGGGCTGAACCGGGCGGAGCCCGAGCAGGCGCTGCGGCTGCAGCGCGACGGTGCCCTGATCGTGGACATCCGCCCGCACGTGAACCGGTTCGAAGAGGGCGAGATCCCCGGCTCGGTGATCGTCGAGCGGATCCACCTCGAGTGGCGGCTCGCGCCGGACAGCGAATGGCGGCTGCCGGAGGTGAAACCGGACTCGACCGTGATCGTCGTGTGCAACGAGGGGTACTCGTCGAGCCTGGCCGCCGCCGACCTGAAGCGGCTCGGCCTGCCGGGCGCAACCGACCTCGAAGGCGGGTTCCGCGCCTGGCGTTCGGCGGGCCTCCCGGTCCGTGAGGGTGGCACCCCCGCGGTTCCCTAG
- a CDS encoding class I SAM-dependent methyltransferase, whose translation MPYQFTLDDVAFLRSGAGSAALAECSSLPLTDKTRIADVAAVRRIAPDHAAAVLETVVLGRKSSAKLDSAGSWLFTGDALQQASATLVARHRASRLAGRDVHDVTCSVGADLIEIARVASRALGSDLDEVRLAMARHNASEAGVSPVLVRADALRPVSRSSVVVADPARRDSAGRRAWKPADFLPPLDGLVEAYAGRELSVKCAPGLDFSIAPWADEVELVSLDGHVREACLWRGVGSTVSRRATVLRSDGAQWTVTDADPDEIPMHEPGEWIVDPDGAVVRAGLVRHYAARHGLWQLDERIAYLTGDVPPPGIRAFRVFEYGPYSEKNLRVLLKKHDIGRLEILVRGLDVDPDALRRKLKPRGGEEATLVLTRIGRSGVAFLCRAKLT comes from the coding sequence GTGCCGTATCAGTTCACCCTCGACGACGTCGCCTTCCTGCGCTCCGGCGCGGGAAGCGCGGCGCTCGCCGAATGCTCTTCACTGCCGCTGACCGACAAGACCCGCATCGCCGACGTCGCCGCCGTCCGCCGGATCGCCCCGGACCACGCGGCCGCCGTGCTGGAAACGGTGGTGCTGGGACGGAAATCGTCGGCCAAACTGGACTCCGCGGGTTCTTGGCTGTTCACCGGCGACGCCCTCCAGCAGGCCAGCGCCACGCTCGTCGCCCGGCACCGGGCTTCGCGGCTGGCCGGACGCGACGTGCACGACGTGACGTGTTCCGTCGGCGCGGACCTGATCGAGATCGCCCGCGTCGCCTCCCGCGCGCTGGGCTCGGATCTGGACGAGGTCCGGCTGGCGATGGCGCGGCACAACGCTTCCGAAGCCGGTGTTTCGCCTGTTTTGGTGCGTGCCGACGCGTTGCGCCCGGTCAGCCGGTCTTCGGTCGTCGTCGCCGACCCCGCCCGCCGCGACTCGGCCGGGCGCCGGGCCTGGAAGCCCGCCGATTTCCTGCCGCCGCTGGACGGCTTGGTCGAGGCGTACGCGGGTCGCGAACTTTCGGTCAAATGCGCGCCGGGTCTCGATTTCTCCATCGCGCCCTGGGCGGACGAGGTCGAACTGGTCTCTTTGGACGGTCACGTCCGTGAGGCGTGCCTGTGGCGCGGCGTGGGATCCACCGTGTCCCGGCGTGCGACGGTGTTGCGTTCGGACGGTGCACAGTGGACGGTGACCGACGCCGATCCCGACGAGATTCCCATGCATGAGCCGGGTGAATGGATCGTCGACCCCGACGGCGCCGTCGTCCGGGCGGGGCTCGTGCGGCATTACGCGGCGCGGCACGGTTTGTGGCAGCTCGACGAACGCATCGCGTACCTGACCGGGGACGTTCCGCCACCGGGAATCCGGGCGTTCCGGGTGTTCGAGTACGGACCGTACAGCGAGAAGAATTTGCGCGTACTGCTGAAGAAGCACGATATCGGCAGGCTGGAGATCCTCGTCCGCGGTCTCGACGTAGACCCGGATGCGTTGCGGCGCAAGCTGAAACCCCGTGGCGGTGAAGAAGCGACTTTGGTACTGACCAGAATCGGCCGTTCTGGAGTAGCGTTCCTCTGCCGCGCAAAGCTGACGTGA
- a CDS encoding enoyl-CoA hydratase/isomerase family protein, producing MGEFVSLEVEGGVGTIRLDRPPVNALNNQVQAELAEAAREASERDDVRAVILYGGEKTFAGGADIKEMAERTYPEIAKFGAALTASLATIANIPKPVVAAITGYALGGGLELALTADRRIAGDNVKVGQPEIQLGVIPGAGGTQRLARLIGPSKTKDLVFTGRFVKAEEALALGILDEVVAPDDVYAAAHKWAAQFANGPAVALRAAKAAIDGGLDTDLASGLKLESHLFAALWATEDQRNGMKSFIENGPGKATFEGK from the coding sequence GTGGGAGAGTTCGTAAGTCTCGAGGTCGAAGGCGGGGTCGGCACGATCCGGCTGGACCGCCCGCCGGTCAACGCGCTGAACAACCAGGTGCAGGCCGAGCTGGCCGAGGCGGCCCGTGAGGCCTCCGAGCGCGACGACGTGCGCGCCGTGATCCTCTACGGCGGCGAGAAGACCTTCGCGGGCGGCGCGGACATCAAGGAGATGGCCGAGCGCACCTACCCCGAGATCGCGAAGTTCGGCGCGGCGCTGACCGCGTCGCTGGCCACCATCGCGAACATCCCGAAGCCGGTCGTCGCGGCCATCACCGGCTACGCGCTCGGCGGCGGCCTCGAACTCGCGCTGACCGCGGACCGCCGGATCGCCGGCGACAACGTCAAGGTCGGCCAGCCGGAGATCCAGCTCGGCGTCATCCCCGGCGCCGGCGGCACGCAGCGCCTGGCGCGGCTCATCGGGCCGAGCAAGACCAAGGACCTCGTGTTCACCGGCCGCTTCGTGAAGGCCGAAGAGGCGCTGGCGCTGGGCATCCTCGACGAGGTCGTGGCTCCGGACGACGTCTACGCCGCCGCGCACAAGTGGGCCGCGCAGTTCGCGAACGGTCCGGCCGTGGCCCTGCGTGCCGCGAAGGCCGCGATCGACGGTGGTCTCGACACCGACCTCGCGAGCGGACTCAAGCTCGAATCCCACCTCTTCGCCGCGCTCTGGGCGACCGAGGACCAGCGCAACGGCATGAAGTCGTTCATCGAAAACGGCCCTGGCAAGGCCACCTTCGAGGGGAAGTAA
- a CDS encoding cysteine dioxygenase, with protein sequence MTTSVSSRQDFEIHPQLTDPLLPELLHPERLLWTPRELADLTSTVTTELTTGLRGLLRFDEARRWWARLALTDGVELWLLSWLPGQQTKPHDHGGASGSFTVLQGELGEEYRYPGGPVRRRTHVAGEGIGFGAGRAHQVTGIGTEPAASVHAYSPPLVATREYVTLADVPAEIPSLAPILGR encoded by the coding sequence GTGACCACGTCCGTCTCGTCCCGTCAGGACTTCGAGATCCACCCGCAGCTGACCGACCCGCTGCTGCCGGAACTGCTGCACCCCGAGCGCCTGCTCTGGACGCCGCGGGAGCTGGCCGACCTGACCTCCACCGTCACCACCGAACTGACCACCGGCCTGCGCGGCCTGCTGCGCTTCGACGAGGCCCGCCGCTGGTGGGCGCGGCTCGCGCTGACCGACGGCGTCGAACTGTGGCTGCTGTCCTGGCTGCCAGGCCAGCAGACCAAACCGCACGACCACGGCGGCGCGTCCGGCTCGTTCACCGTGCTGCAGGGCGAACTCGGCGAGGAGTACCGCTATCCCGGCGGCCCGGTCCGGCGCCGCACGCATGTCGCGGGCGAGGGCATCGGCTTCGGCGCGGGGCGCGCGCACCAGGTGACCGGCATCGGCACCGAGCCCGCCGCCAGCGTCCACGCCTACTCGCCGCCGCTGGTCGCGACCCGTGAATACGTCACGCTCGCCGACGTCCCCGCCGAGATCCCCTCGCTGGCCCCGATACTGGGCCGATGA
- a CDS encoding ABC transporter ATP-binding protein, translating to MSEPIQPSELDDLVVRMTGVGVRRTGNDLLADLDWTVELDERWVVLGPNGAGKTTLLRLAAAELHPTSGTVDLLGDRIGKVNIFELRPRIGFTSAAIAQRVPGEERVLDVVVSAGYAVVGRWREEYDSLDTDRARELLAALGIPHLAERTFGTLSEGERKRTLIARSLMTDPEMLLLDEPAAGLDLGGREDLVARLSELALDPEAPAMVLVTHHVEEIPPGFTHALLLRDGRAVASGLVDDVVTSDNLSKTFDQDLLLERSGDRFFARRR from the coding sequence GTGAGCGAGCCGATCCAGCCCAGCGAACTTGACGACCTCGTGGTGAGGATGACCGGTGTCGGGGTCCGCCGAACAGGCAACGACCTCCTCGCCGACCTCGACTGGACCGTGGAACTGGACGAACGCTGGGTGGTGCTCGGCCCGAACGGCGCGGGCAAGACCACCCTGCTCCGGCTGGCCGCGGCCGAACTCCACCCGACCTCGGGAACGGTCGACCTGCTCGGTGACCGGATCGGCAAGGTCAACATCTTCGAGCTGCGCCCGCGGATCGGGTTCACCTCGGCCGCGATCGCCCAGCGGGTCCCCGGTGAGGAGCGCGTCCTCGACGTCGTGGTGAGCGCCGGGTACGCCGTCGTCGGCCGCTGGCGTGAGGAGTACGACAGCCTCGACACCGACCGCGCCCGCGAACTGCTGGCCGCGCTGGGCATCCCGCACCTGGCCGAGCGCACTTTCGGCACGCTGTCGGAGGGCGAGCGCAAGCGGACGCTGATCGCGCGGTCGCTGATGACCGACCCGGAGATGCTGCTGCTCGACGAACCCGCCGCCGGACTCGACCTCGGCGGCCGTGAAGACCTCGTCGCGCGCCTGTCCGAGCTGGCCCTCGACCCGGAGGCCCCGGCCATGGTGCTCGTCACCCATCACGTGGAAGAAATCCCGCCGGGATTCACCCACGCGCTGCTGCTGCGTGACGGCCGCGCGGTCGCGTCCGGTCTCGTGGACGATGTCGTGACCAGCGACAACCTGTCCAAGACGTTCGATCAGGACCTCCTGCTCGAACGGTCCGGTGATCGCTTCTTCGCCCGTCGGCGCTGA